Proteins from one Ornithobacterium rhinotracheale genomic window:
- the gcvT gene encoding glycine cleavage system aminomethyltransferase GcvT, giving the protein MKKTALNAKHIALGAKMVPFAGFEMPVQYSGVNQEHMVVREKVGVFDVSHMGQFRIKGEKALDLVQKITSNDASKLKMNQAQYSCMPNEKGGIVDDLIVYKIADDEYFLVVNAGCLDKDWEWVNKQNEFGCEITNESDETSLLAVQGPKAIEAMQSLTDVNLAEIPFYHFQIGKFAGVDNVIISATGYTGSGGFEIYFPNEYADLMWDKVMEAGKDFGIEPCGLAARDTLRLEKGFCLYGNDISMETSPLEAGLGWITKFTKDFIGADVIKKQKEEGVSRKLVAFKMVDRGIPRHDYEIVDAEGNNIGKVTSGTQSPILKEGIGLGYVQKAFSKVGSEIYIQVRNKRLKAEVVKLPFV; this is encoded by the coding sequence ATGAAAAAAACAGCACTCAACGCTAAACACATAGCACTTGGTGCCAAAATGGTGCCTTTTGCTGGATTTGAAATGCCAGTGCAATATTCTGGCGTGAATCAAGAACATATGGTTGTGAGAGAGAAAGTGGGCGTTTTTGATGTAAGCCATATGGGGCAATTTAGAATCAAGGGCGAAAAAGCACTGGATTTGGTGCAAAAAATCACTTCAAACGATGCCTCAAAATTAAAAATGAATCAGGCTCAATATTCTTGCATGCCGAATGAAAAAGGCGGAATTGTAGATGATTTAATCGTGTACAAAATCGCTGATGATGAATATTTCTTGGTAGTAAATGCAGGCTGTTTAGACAAAGATTGGGAATGGGTAAATAAACAAAACGAATTTGGTTGCGAAATCACCAACGAAAGTGATGAAACTTCGCTTTTGGCGGTGCAAGGTCCCAAAGCGATTGAAGCCATGCAAAGCCTTACCGATGTAAATTTAGCCGAAATTCCATTTTATCATTTCCAAATCGGAAAATTTGCAGGCGTAGACAATGTAATCATCTCAGCAACAGGCTATACAGGTTCTGGCGGATTTGAAATTTATTTCCCAAATGAATACGCAGACCTTATGTGGGATAAAGTAATGGAAGCGGGCAAAGATTTCGGGATAGAGCCTTGTGGCTTGGCTGCGCGCGACACGCTTCGTTTGGAAAAAGGTTTCTGCCTATACGGAAACGATATTTCTATGGAAACCTCTCCGCTTGAAGCTGGCTTGGGCTGGATTACTAAATTTACAAAAGATTTCATCGGGGCTGATGTCATTAAAAAGCAAAAAGAAGAAGGCGTTTCAAGAAAATTGGTAGCCTTTAAAATGGTAGACCGCGGAATTCCTCGCCATGATTACGAAATCGTAGACGCCGAAGGCAACAACATCGGAAAAGTAACTTCTGGTACGCAATCTCCGATTTTGAAAGAAGGAATCGGATTGGGCTATGTGCAAAAAGCTTTTTCTAAAGTAGGGAGCGAAATCTACATCCAAGTAAGAAACAAAAGACTAAAAGCCGAAGTGGTAAAACTTCCGTTTGTATAA
- the trmD gene encoding tRNA (guanosine(37)-N1)-methyltransferase TrmD: protein MRIDIVTVVPDLLSSPFNASIMKRAQDKGLVEIHIHNLRDYATDNYKSVDDYPYGGEAGMVMKVEPIERCFEQLMSERKYDEVIYVTPDGKTFDQKMANQLSLKGNLLILCGHYKGVDQRVRDEYVTLEISVGDFVLSGGELAAALIVDAVVRLLPGVLNDETSALSDSFQDQLLAPPVYTRPPVWKGREVPAILMSGNFPKIEEWKHQQALERTQERRPDLLED from the coding sequence ATGAGAATCGATATTGTAACTGTAGTCCCCGATTTATTGAGCAGTCCGTTCAATGCATCTATTATGAAACGAGCCCAAGACAAAGGCTTGGTAGAAATTCATATTCATAATTTAAGAGATTATGCTACAGATAATTACAAAAGTGTAGACGATTATCCTTACGGTGGCGAAGCGGGCATGGTTATGAAAGTGGAGCCCATAGAACGCTGTTTTGAACAATTGATGAGCGAGCGCAAATACGATGAAGTGATTTATGTAACGCCTGATGGAAAAACCTTTGACCAAAAAATGGCAAATCAATTGTCGCTTAAAGGTAATTTATTGATTCTCTGCGGTCATTACAAAGGCGTGGACCAGCGTGTGCGAGATGAATATGTAACATTAGAAATTTCGGTAGGCGATTTTGTGCTCAGCGGTGGCGAATTGGCAGCCGCTTTGATTGTAGATGCTGTGGTGCGACTTTTGCCAGGTGTATTGAACGATGAGACTTCTGCCCTTTCGGATTCGTTTCAGGATCAGTTGTTGGCACCGCCCGTTTACACGCGTCCGCCCGTGTGGAAAGGTCGTGAAGTTCCTGCCATTTTGATGAGCGGTAATTTTCCTAAAATCGAAGAATGGAAACACCAGCAAGCCTTAGAACGCACGCAAGAAAGACGCCCAGATTTACTGGAAGATTAA
- a CDS encoding ribonuclease Z has protein sequence MSIQVTVLGFNSAIPTAHTHPSAQVVNVNERFLLIDCGEGTQVQLRKAKIRFSKIDHIFISHLHGDHVFGLVGLISTFQLLGREKPLYIFGPEGIKTFINHQLKLTHSINSFPIEFKELKSTKSELIYEDKKVEVYTIPLNHRVYCNGYLIIEKPKLRKLNVEAIQQYPEIETCDYLKIKKGFDFELSDGKIIKNEDLSFPAPLPKKYAYCSDTMYKPDIIPIIQGADLLYHEATFLDELKPTAVRTGHSTAREAATIAKEAQVKKLMIGHFSNRYQDFKVLQEEAQDVFPATILPQVLKPLEI, from the coding sequence GTGAGCATTCAGGTTACGGTACTTGGTTTTAACTCTGCAATCCCTACGGCACATACTCATCCAAGTGCGCAAGTAGTGAATGTAAACGAGCGATTTTTGCTCATAGATTGTGGAGAAGGAACGCAAGTACAGCTCAGAAAAGCCAAAATTCGTTTTTCAAAAATAGACCATATTTTTATTTCTCATCTACATGGCGATCATGTCTTTGGTCTGGTGGGATTGATTTCCACTTTTCAGCTTTTAGGACGAGAAAAGCCACTTTATATCTTTGGACCAGAAGGGATTAAAACTTTCATTAATCACCAATTAAAACTTACGCATAGCATCAATAGTTTTCCAATTGAGTTTAAAGAACTTAAATCAACCAAAAGCGAATTAATCTATGAAGATAAAAAAGTGGAGGTTTACACCATTCCGCTTAATCACCGAGTGTATTGCAATGGCTATTTAATCATAGAAAAACCAAAATTAAGAAAACTCAATGTGGAGGCAATTCAGCAGTATCCTGAAATTGAAACTTGCGACTATCTCAAGATTAAAAAAGGCTTTGATTTTGAATTAAGCGACGGAAAAATCATCAAAAATGAAGATTTGAGCTTTCCAGCGCCTTTGCCTAAAAAATATGCGTATTGCTCAGATACGATGTACAAGCCAGATATTATCCCCATTATTCAAGGGGCAGATTTATTGTATCACGAGGCTACTTTTTTAGACGAACTAAAGCCTACTGCGGTGAGGACAGGACATTCTACGGCTAGAGAAGCAGCAACAATTGCCAAGGAAGCACAAGTTAAAAAATTAATGATTGGACACTTTTCCAATCGCTATCAGGACTTCAAAGTCTTGCAAGAAGAGGCGCAAGATGTGTTTCCCGCTACGATTCTTCCGCAGGTTCTGAAACCGCTTGAAATTTAA
- a CDS encoding phosphatidylserine decarboxylase family protein: MRLHKEGKKILLITLIAFVTIGTLINRYTPEPWNYIMLFFIACFYLFIVWFFRNPNRVSESESLDIIAPVDGKVVVLEKVYEKEYLKREVIQLSIFMSPLNVHVCRYPVSGIVKFVKYHAGKYLVAFHPKSSELNERTTTVVEAANGQEVLFRQIAGAVARRIVIYPKVGDEAKAGQEYGFIKFGSRLDVFLPLDAEILCKLGDKPKGAITKIAELKA; encoded by the coding sequence ATGAGATTACACAAAGAAGGAAAAAAAATATTACTTATTACATTAATTGCATTTGTAACAATAGGAACACTGATTAATCGATATACGCCAGAACCATGGAATTATATCATGCTGTTCTTTATTGCTTGTTTTTATTTATTCATCGTATGGTTTTTTAGAAATCCAAATCGTGTATCCGAGAGCGAATCACTCGATATCATCGCTCCTGTTGATGGCAAAGTTGTCGTGCTAGAGAAAGTGTATGAAAAAGAATATTTGAAACGCGAAGTGATTCAACTTTCAATCTTTATGAGTCCGCTCAATGTGCATGTATGCCGATATCCAGTAAGTGGAATCGTGAAATTTGTAAAATACCACGCAGGGAAATATTTAGTGGCATTTCATCCCAAATCTTCCGAATTGAATGAAAGAACTACCACTGTGGTGGAAGCAGCAAATGGACAAGAAGTTTTGTTTCGACAAATAGCAGGAGCCGTTGCACGCCGCATTGTCATTTATCCAAAAGTGGGAGATGAGGCCAAAGCAGGACAAGAATACGGATTCATAAAATTTGGCTCTAGATTAGATGTTTTCTTGCCTTTAGACGCCGAAATCCTTTGTAAATTAGGAGATAAACCTAAAGGAGCAATCACTAAAATCGCTGAACTAAAAGCATAA
- a CDS encoding phosphatidate cytidylyltransferase: MNNFVLRATSGLIYVFLIAFISMYSPWGLIIGLGFLFILCFWELQKILDFDNLWYAVAAFAASAYLFGSYAYRFYHGQSYEPFSFIALMPSLLFFMLIYIIFKRLDEIAYDTSKLIFMAVYLGIPFALVFRFMHKSELNDFQNFTPLFLIFALIWFSDTFAYITGSLIGKTTFTKISQNKTLEGLAGGFISVLILGAFIQYYLTNIRGNWIVISILIGIFAPLGDLAESKIKRLFGVKDSGNLIPGHGGFLDRLDSFLMVSVVVYTYYMIFEL, translated from the coding sequence ATGAATAATTTTGTATTACGCGCCACATCAGGCCTAATTTATGTTTTTTTGATTGCTTTCATAAGTATGTATAGCCCTTGGGGATTAATCATAGGACTGGGCTTTTTATTTATTTTGTGCTTTTGGGAATTGCAAAAAATATTAGATTTTGATAATTTATGGTACGCTGTAGCGGCTTTTGCAGCAAGTGCCTATTTATTTGGGTCCTATGCTTATCGTTTCTACCATGGGCAAAGTTACGAGCCGTTTAGTTTTATCGCTTTGATGCCGAGTTTGCTGTTTTTTATGCTTATTTACATCATATTCAAACGCCTAGACGAAATCGCTTATGATACATCAAAACTAATCTTTATGGCGGTATATTTAGGGATTCCGTTTGCATTGGTTTTTAGGTTTATGCATAAAAGTGAATTGAATGATTTTCAAAACTTTACGCCACTCTTCTTAATCTTTGCTTTAATATGGTTTAGCGATACTTTTGCATACATCACAGGGAGCTTAATCGGCAAAACAACTTTTACTAAAATTTCCCAAAACAAAACGCTAGAAGGTTTAGCAGGAGGATTTATCTCAGTACTGATTCTAGGTGCATTTATTCAGTATTATTTAACAAATATTCGTGGAAATTGGATTGTAATTTCTATTTTAATTGGTATTTTTGCGCCGCTTGGGGACTTAGCCGAATCCAAAATCAAACGCCTCTTTGGGGTAAAAGATAGCGGAAATCTAATTCCTGGGCATGGTGGTTTTTTAGATCGCTTAGATAGTTTTTTAATGGTGAGTGTTGTTGTTTACACTTATTATATGATTTTTGAATTATGA
- a CDS encoding YihY/virulence factor BrkB family protein, whose product MRKKLLNFWRILKKTSITWLDADPFRQSAIISYYAILSLPGLLIIIIWSLGQIWGESAVHGEVVDHIQDMMGLKSAEFIENIIQNAYLDANARWYMQLIGIGTLVFAATTLFFQVQKTLNYIWSVELKEDNGIWRVVVDRANSMLLIVVLAILLLVSLVSSSILASFKETIEFYVGGEWTYFFKISNYILSFGVLSVLFSIMYKALPDVKIPWRMVWVGGFVTALLFNLGKWALSYYFSIANPSSGFGAASTIIFIMIWINYTTLILLYGAQFTQVYGIMNNYKIKPNDYARWNDQYILKHKNIVMKKLFQNRIKELDTLDENIKTGYFKDPDEEVKSYEFIDEMKENKESFVNRIIEGYNKLKKSLNKKTNE is encoded by the coding sequence ATGAGAAAAAAACTTCTAAATTTTTGGCGTATATTAAAGAAAACCTCTATCACGTGGTTGGATGCCGATCCGTTTAGGCAAAGTGCAATAATTTCATATTATGCCATATTATCGTTACCAGGGCTACTTATCATTATCATATGGTCTTTGGGGCAAATTTGGGGAGAAAGCGCAGTGCATGGCGAGGTAGTTGACCATATCCAAGATATGATGGGGCTCAAATCAGCTGAATTTATAGAAAATATTATTCAAAATGCTTATTTAGACGCCAATGCACGCTGGTATATGCAGCTCATAGGTATCGGAACTTTGGTTTTTGCGGCAACTACTCTCTTTTTTCAAGTGCAGAAAACGCTCAATTATATCTGGAGTGTAGAATTGAAAGAAGATAATGGAATTTGGCGCGTTGTAGTGGATAGAGCAAATTCAATGCTATTGATTGTAGTATTGGCTATTCTACTATTAGTTTCATTAGTATCCAGTTCCATTTTGGCCTCTTTTAAAGAAACAATTGAGTTCTATGTAGGGGGAGAATGGACCTATTTTTTTAAAATCAGCAACTATATCCTCAGTTTTGGAGTGCTATCTGTTCTGTTTTCAATCATGTACAAAGCACTACCAGATGTAAAAATACCATGGCGCATGGTCTGGGTAGGCGGATTTGTTACAGCTCTTTTGTTCAACTTAGGTAAATGGGCACTGAGCTATTATTTCAGCATAGCCAATCCAAGTTCAGGATTTGGAGCGGCTAGCACCATTATATTTATTATGATTTGGATTAATTATACAACTTTAATTTTATTATACGGAGCTCAATTCACGCAAGTTTATGGCATTATGAATAATTACAAAATTAAGCCTAATGATTATGCTCGCTGGAACGATCAATATATTTTAAAACATAAAAATATAGTGATGAAAAAACTTTTTCAAAATAGAATTAAAGAACTGGATACCCTAGATGAAAATATTAAAACAGGGTATTTTAAAGATCCTGATGAAGAAGTAAAATCCTACGAATTTATTGATGAAATGAAAGAAAATAAAGAATCTTTTGTAAACAGAATTATCGAAGGATATAATAAATTAAAAAAATCACTTAATAAGAAAACAAATGAATAA
- the cmk gene encoding (d)CMP kinase — protein sequence MNNQHIIIAIDGFSSTGKSTIAKQVAKRKNLIHVDTGAMYRAVTLYAIQNKLIDEKGNVDDDFANHLAEISIEFRYNKAEQINETYLNGQNVENEIREMRVANVVSFIAAIPEVRAFLVEQQRDMGKKQSLVMDGRDIGTVVFPEADYKFFITARPEVRAKRRYDELIAKGKDVNLEEITKNVIERDHIDTTRAISPLKKAEDAIEIDNSDLNREETLEKVLSYLTF from the coding sequence ATGAATAATCAGCATATTATCATCGCAATCGACGGTTTTTCTTCAACGGGAAAAAGCACTATTGCCAAACAGGTAGCCAAACGAAAAAATTTAATCCATGTGGATACTGGGGCGATGTACCGTGCCGTAACTTTGTATGCGATTCAGAATAAATTGATCGACGAAAAGGGCAATGTAGATGATGATTTTGCAAATCATTTGGCTGAAATTTCAATTGAATTTAGATACAACAAGGCTGAGCAAATCAATGAGACTTACCTGAACGGACAAAATGTGGAGAACGAAATTCGTGAAATGCGTGTGGCAAATGTAGTGAGTTTCATCGCTGCAATTCCAGAGGTGCGTGCCTTCTTGGTGGAGCAACAGCGCGACATGGGCAAAAAACAATCACTTGTGATGGACGGGCGCGACATCGGGACGGTAGTTTTCCCAGAGGCTGATTACAAATTCTTTATCACCGCGCGACCAGAAGTGCGTGCCAAACGCCGATACGATGAATTAATCGCTAAAGGAAAAGATGTAAATCTTGAAGAAATTACCAAAAATGTGATTGAACGCGACCACATCGACACCACTCGAGCTATTTCTCCGCTCAAAAAAGCAGAAGATGCCATCGAGATAGATAATTCAGATTTAAACCGAGAAGAAACCTTAGAAAAAGTTTTAAGCTATCTTACATTTTGA
- the uvrC gene encoding excinuclease ABC subunit UvrC, with protein MKEKISLILQTLPHKPGVYQHLDKNGTVIYVGKAKDLKKRVSSYFQKEHDSARTRLLVRKIEDIKTIVVETEFDALLLENNLIKKYQPKYNVMLKDDKSYPWICVKKERFPRIIYTRNMIKDGSEYFGPYANPRIAKILLQLFKEIYNIRTCNYDLSEHKINEGKYKVCLEYHLGNCLGPCEGLQTEEEYMKMIDNARNILKGNFKEAKAYLVEQMNEFAQKLEFEKAQNIKEKLEILEKYQARSTVIHPSITSVDVYSITSDESYAYINFFNIVNGAIIRSHTTEIKKKLEETDKEILTQAIIELRERFPSNAREIYLPFELDFEIPGVKITVPLIGDKRKIVELSEKNAKYYKIEKLKQTKIVDPDRHTNRIMAQMKADLHLPVEPRHIEGFDNSNIQGTNPVSACVVFKNGKPSKKDYRIFNVKTVEGPDDFASMEEVIYRRYKRMLEEGEPLPQLILIDGGKGQLGAALKSLDKLGLRGKISIIGIAKRLEEIFFPGDSTPLYLDKTSETLKVLQHVRNESHRFGITRHRNRRSKNAFNSELENIKGIGNQSIKDLLKHFKSVERIKHAEQNELEEVLGVHKAGLVFKYFHS; from the coding sequence TTGAAAGAAAAAATTAGCCTAATCCTACAAACACTCCCGCACAAGCCAGGCGTGTACCAGCATCTTGACAAGAACGGAACGGTGATTTATGTAGGAAAAGCCAAAGATTTAAAAAAAAGAGTTTCGTCGTATTTTCAGAAAGAACACGACTCCGCTCGCACGCGCCTTTTGGTGCGCAAAATCGAGGACATCAAAACCATTGTGGTGGAAACAGAATTTGATGCGCTTTTGCTTGAAAATAATTTAATTAAAAAATACCAGCCCAAGTACAATGTTATGCTCAAAGACGATAAATCTTACCCTTGGATTTGCGTTAAAAAAGAGCGTTTTCCTCGCATTATTTATACCCGAAATATGATTAAAGACGGCTCGGAATATTTCGGCCCCTATGCCAATCCCCGCATTGCCAAAATTTTGCTTCAGCTGTTTAAAGAGATTTACAACATTCGCACTTGTAATTATGATTTATCTGAACATAAAATAAATGAAGGCAAATATAAAGTGTGCTTGGAATATCATTTAGGAAATTGCTTGGGTCCTTGCGAAGGTTTGCAGACCGAAGAAGAGTACATGAAAATGATTGACAATGCGAGAAACATCTTAAAAGGGAATTTTAAAGAAGCCAAAGCTTATCTCGTGGAGCAAATGAATGAATTTGCTCAAAAATTGGAATTTGAAAAAGCACAAAACATCAAAGAAAAGCTGGAGATTTTAGAAAAATATCAGGCGCGTTCTACCGTGATTCACCCATCGATTACCAGTGTAGATGTCTACTCTATCACTTCAGACGAAAGCTATGCGTACATCAATTTCTTTAATATTGTAAATGGAGCCATCATTCGCAGCCACACGACTGAAATCAAAAAGAAATTGGAGGAAACCGACAAGGAAATTTTAACTCAAGCCATCATCGAGTTGCGCGAGCGTTTTCCATCGAATGCGAGAGAAATTTATCTTCCGTTTGAATTAGATTTTGAAATTCCTGGGGTGAAAATCACCGTGCCACTCATCGGGGATAAGCGAAAAATCGTAGAACTCTCGGAAAAAAATGCGAAATATTATAAAATTGAAAAATTAAAACAGACCAAAATCGTAGATCCCGATCGCCATACCAATCGCATCATGGCACAAATGAAAGCGGATTTGCACCTTCCCGTGGAACCTCGCCATATCGAAGGTTTTGACAACTCAAACATTCAAGGAACAAATCCTGTTTCGGCTTGCGTGGTCTTTAAAAATGGGAAGCCTAGCAAAAAGGATTATCGCATATTTAATGTAAAAACGGTGGAAGGTCCCGATGATTTTGCGAGTATGGAAGAAGTGATTTATCGACGCTACAAACGAATGCTCGAAGAGGGCGAACCTCTTCCGCAATTAATCCTAATTGATGGAGGAAAAGGTCAGTTAGGAGCTGCTTTGAAAAGTTTGGACAAATTGGGCTTGCGCGGAAAAATTTCAATCATAGGAATTGCCAAAAGATTGGAAGAAATCTTTTTCCCAGGCGACAGCACGCCACTTTATCTAGACAAAACTTCTGAGACTTTGAAAGTCTTGCAACATGTGCGAAACGAGTCGCACCGATTTGGGATTACACGCCACCGCAATCGCCGCAGCAAAAATGCCTTTAATTCTGAATTAGAAAACATCAAGGGGATTGGCAATCAGAGTATTAAAGATTTATTGAAGCATTTTAAATCGGTAGAGAGAATTAAACATGCCGAGCAAAATGAGCTGGAAGAGGTGCTAGGGGTGCACAAAGCGGGTTTGGTTTTCAAATACTTTCATTCTTAA
- the rclC gene encoding reactive chlorine resistance membrane protein RclC, with protein sequence MNKVFQFLSDSQSQFINFMRVAIFIVMAWIGGLKVCQYEADGIVPFVTNSPFMNFFYNNAGKTGVNEKGETVAQYKLHRNPEGKMVKENIEWHKENGTYVFSYGLGTMIVTIGILVLLGIWSPQIGVWGGLLTFGMSIVTLSFLITTPEVYVPNLGGDMPTPNYGFPYLSGAGRLVLKDIIMMAGGLIAASDCARRILAKK encoded by the coding sequence ATGAATAAAGTATTTCAATTTTTAAGCGACAGTCAGTCACAGTTTATCAACTTTATGCGTGTGGCAATTTTCATCGTTATGGCATGGATTGGTGGATTAAAAGTTTGCCAATACGAAGCAGATGGAATCGTGCCTTTTGTAACAAATAGTCCATTTATGAACTTTTTCTACAACAACGCAGGTAAAACAGGTGTAAACGAAAAAGGTGAAACTGTGGCACAATACAAATTGCACCGTAACCCAGAGGGGAAAATGGTGAAAGAAAACATCGAGTGGCACAAAGAAAACGGAACTTATGTGTTCTCTTATGGTCTTGGAACTATGATTGTAACGATTGGTATTTTAGTTTTACTTGGAATTTGGTCACCGCAAATTGGTGTTTGGGGAGGATTATTAACATTCGGAATGTCAATCGTAACACTTTCATTCCTAATTACTACGCCAGAGGTATATGTGCCAAATTTAGGCGGAGATATGCCGACTCCAAACTACGGATTCCCATACCTTTCAGGGGCAGGGCGTTTGGTGCTCAAAGACATTATCATGATGGCAGGCGGATTAATCGCAGCATCTGATTGTGCCCGCAGAATTTTGGCTAAAAAATAA
- a CDS encoding OsmC family protein: MATIKIKNLPEGYQSIITNGKHTVIGDEPVKSKGTDLGMAPTEFLLGGIAMCKVATVRYVARLKNWEIGDVTAELSQDVSKGENGLKTLVKVAIKIEGDITEEQRAELLKQADNCYVHRMIKGDFQIENATTLD, from the coding sequence ATGGCAACTATAAAAATTAAAAACTTACCAGAAGGTTACCAGAGTATCATTACAAACGGCAAACACACCGTGATAGGAGATGAGCCGGTAAAAAGCAAAGGAACCGATTTAGGAATGGCTCCTACAGAGTTTTTGCTTGGCGGAATCGCGATGTGTAAAGTAGCCACCGTGCGTTATGTAGCAAGATTGAAAAATTGGGAAATCGGTGATGTCACTGCAGAGCTTTCGCAAGATGTAAGCAAAGGAGAAAACGGACTAAAAACATTAGTGAAAGTGGCAATTAAAATCGAAGGAGACATCACAGAAGAGCAAAGGGCTGAATTGTTAAAACAAGCAGACAATTGCTATGTTCACCGTATGATTAAAGGTGATTTCCAAATCGAAAATGCAACAACTTTAGACTAA
- a CDS encoding AraC family transcriptional regulator, translated as MEYLYQVSNKNSQDFAEGLSAPYYYILAFDGDARFSVDFVDYNTQGKTLLFLSPYQLLKWEGGDNLLLTSIAFHGDFYCIEYHKKEVACNGILFNNIYDEPNVAVSDETYAEVLDIVQKIKNFGDAKNNFDNSILKTYLQLILALSSKEKQHKITNPTQYKTDLTHIASFQQLIEKYFLTEKSPSFYADLYGVSVSAFSKKIKKHFGKTPTQLLQERTILEAKKQLHLTYQSVKEIASNLGFEDEFYFSRYFKNAVGISPTFYRDEVGISIVAK; from the coding sequence GTGGAGTATTTATATCAAGTTTCAAACAAAAATTCACAAGATTTTGCCGAAGGGCTAAGTGCGCCATATTATTATATTTTGGCGTTCGATGGCGATGCACGCTTTTCTGTGGATTTTGTAGACTATAACACCCAAGGAAAAACACTTTTATTTTTGTCGCCTTACCAACTGCTCAAGTGGGAGGGGGGAGACAATCTTTTGCTCACCAGCATTGCCTTTCATGGCGATTTTTATTGCATCGAATATCATAAAAAAGAAGTGGCTTGCAACGGAATTCTGTTCAATAATATTTACGATGAGCCAAATGTAGCAGTGTCTGATGAGACTTATGCCGAAGTGCTTGATATTGTTCAGAAAATCAAAAACTTTGGCGATGCCAAAAACAATTTCGATAATTCGATTTTAAAAACCTATTTACAACTGATTTTGGCGTTAAGTAGCAAAGAAAAACAGCACAAAATCACTAATCCTACGCAATATAAAACGGATTTAACGCATATTGCAAGCTTTCAGCAATTGATAGAAAAATACTTTTTAACCGAAAAATCACCCTCATTTTATGCGGATTTATACGGCGTTTCGGTAAGTGCCTTTAGTAAAAAGATTAAAAAGCATTTTGGCAAAACGCCTACACAGCTCTTGCAGGAGAGAACGATTTTAGAAGCCAAAAAACAATTGCATTTAACCTATCAATCGGTAAAGGAAATCGCTAGTAATCTAGGTTTTGAAGATGAATTTTACTTTAGCCGATATTTCAAAAATGCCGTAGGGATTTCGCCTACTTTTTACCGAGACGAAGTGGGAATCTCCATAGTGGCAAAATAG
- a CDS encoding DUF1080 domain-containing protein, translating into MNFKNSIFILFFALSTNLMAQKSCLFNGKDLSQWYAYSKATGVHDNAEEVFAIKDKAIKMYGKTPGYLMSKKSYKNFKLTLQFRWNDDASLERRMDTKNSGVMYLVPENQEDMLWPKGIQFQIKEGTTGDFIFLQGVTLDINGKTTEAGKSVVYDRILSNEKPIGKWNKLQVICKDGKIIQKLNGKIVNQGENPNVQSGRILLQYEGFPIDFRKIKIKELK; encoded by the coding sequence ATGAATTTTAAAAACTCGATTTTTATATTATTTTTTGCTTTAAGTACAAACCTCATGGCGCAGAAATCTTGCCTTTTCAATGGTAAAGATTTAAGCCAATGGTATGCTTATAGCAAAGCAACTGGCGTGCATGATAATGCAGAAGAGGTATTTGCTATAAAGGATAAAGCAATCAAAATGTATGGCAAAACGCCAGGTTATTTAATGTCTAAAAAATCATACAAAAACTTTAAACTTACTTTGCAATTCAGATGGAACGATGATGCCTCCTTAGAACGCAGAATGGATACCAAAAACAGCGGAGTAATGTATCTCGTGCCAGAAAATCAAGAAGATATGCTTTGGCCAAAAGGGATTCAATTTCAGATTAAAGAAGGCACTACGGGAGATTTTATCTTTTTGCAAGGTGTAACTTTGGACATCAATGGAAAAACAACCGAGGCTGGAAAAAGTGTGGTGTATGATCGTATCTTATCCAACGAAAAACCAATCGGAAAATGGAATAAATTGCAAGTGATTTGCAAAGACGGAAAAATTATTCAAAAACTGAATGGGAAAATCGTGAACCAAGGAGAAAATCCAAATGTGCAAAGTGGTAGAATTCTTTTGCAATACGAAGGATTCCCAATTGATTTTAGAAAAATTAAAATCAAAGAATTAAAATAA